The proteins below come from a single Paracoccus sp. SCSIO 75233 genomic window:
- the rpsO gene encoding 30S ribosomal protein S15, protein MSITVEEKNRLMKEFATKEGDTGSPEVQVAILSSRISTLTEHFKTHKKDNHSRRGLLKLVAQRRKLLDYLKGKDEGRYTDLIKRLGIRR, encoded by the coding sequence ATGTCGATTACGGTTGAAGAAAAGAATCGCCTGATGAAAGAATTTGCGACCAAGGAAGGCGACACCGGTTCGCCCGAGGTTCAGGTTGCGATTCTGTCGTCGCGGATTTCCACGCTGACGGAGCATTTCAAGACCCACAAGAAGGACAACCACTCGCGTCGTGGCCTTCTGAAGCTGGTCGCACAGCGCCGTAAGCTGCTGGACTATCTGAAGGGCAAGGATGAGGGCCGTTATACCGACCTCATCAAGCGTCTGGGCATCCGCCGCTGA
- a CDS encoding endonuclease/exonuclease/phosphatase family protein, whose translation MGLNAALAAAFLSPLLLSAAAAETLRIASYNPGLTRDGPGLLLRDIQKGNDPQILAAALVIAEVKPDVLVLTGIDWDHDLAGLRAFVQLLKRSGVDYPHIVAPRPNRGMESGSDLDGDGRLGEAADAHGWGRFSGQNAMALLSRLPVGEVTDYSGVLWRDMPGNMIGNSLSAEAREVQRLSSSGHWDVELLTEPPLHVLAFWASPPVFDGAEDRNGRRNHDEIAFWIDHLPNADFVIAGNANLDPVDGDGRHEAIRNLLADPRLQDPAPRSAGALAAGDADHAGDPALDTVDWPGGDPGNLRVTYVLPSAGLTVRGSGVFWPAQDEASRSAAIAASDHRLVWVDVEAGG comes from the coding sequence TTGGGTCTGAACGCGGCCCTGGCGGCGGCTTTCCTGTCGCCGCTTCTCCTGTCTGCGGCCGCCGCCGAGACGCTGCGCATCGCAAGCTACAACCCCGGACTGACACGCGACGGACCGGGCTTGCTGCTGCGCGATATTCAGAAGGGCAACGATCCGCAGATCCTCGCTGCCGCCTTGGTGATTGCGGAGGTGAAGCCGGATGTACTGGTCCTGACCGGCATCGACTGGGATCATGATCTGGCTGGGCTGCGGGCGTTTGTGCAGCTTCTGAAACGCTCTGGCGTCGACTATCCCCATATTGTCGCGCCGCGCCCGAACCGGGGGATGGAAAGCGGCTCGGATCTGGATGGTGACGGGCGGCTTGGCGAGGCGGCGGATGCGCATGGCTGGGGCAGGTTCAGCGGGCAGAACGCAATGGCGCTTCTGTCGCGCCTGCCGGTTGGCGAGGTGACGGATTACAGCGGCGTTTTATGGCGCGACATGCCGGGCAATATGATCGGCAATTCACTGAGCGCGGAGGCGAGGGAGGTGCAGCGGCTTTCCTCCTCCGGGCATTGGGATGTTGAATTGCTGACGGAGCCGCCTTTGCATGTGCTGGCATTCTGGGCCAGCCCGCCGGTCTTCGACGGGGCGGAGGACCGCAATGGCCGCCGCAATCATGACGAGATTGCCTTCTGGATCGATCATCTGCCCAATGCGGATTTCGTGATCGCGGGGAATGCCAATCTCGATCCGGTCGATGGCGATGGCCGGCATGAGGCGATCCGTAACCTGCTGGCCGATCCGCGCCTTCAGGATCCTGCGCCGCGAAGTGCGGGTGCTCTGGCGGCAGGCGATGCGGATCATGCGGGTGATCCCGCGCTTGATACCGTCGATTGGCCGGGGGGTGATCCGGGCAATTTGCGGGTCACCTATGTGCTGCCCTCGGCAGGGCTGACCGTTCGGGGATCGGGTGTATTCTGGCCTGCGCAGGATGAGGCAAGCCGCTCCGCCGCGATTGCGGCATCGGATCACCGGCTGGTCTGGGTCGATGTGGAGGCTGGGGGATGA
- the leuC gene encoding 3-isopropylmalate dehydratase large subunit, translating to MTGTTNAGAPRTLYDKIWDAHVVDVTDDGTTILYIDRHLVHEVTSPQAFEGLRMSGRKVRRPDQTIAVPDHNVPTTPDRVNGIENPEGRIQVAELDKNAKEFGLPNYYAMNDIRQGIVHIVGPEQGWTLPGMTVVCGDSHTATHGAFGALAHGIGTSEVEHVLATQTLIQSKSKNMKVEITGKLRPGVTAKDITLAVIGKTGTAGGNGHVIEYCGEAIRDLSMEGRMTVCNMAIEGGARAGLIAPDEKTFEYVKGRPHAPKGAAWEAALAWWKTLHTDEGAHYDKVVTIRGEDIAPVVTWGTSPEDVLPITGTVPAPEDFTGGKVEAARRSLDYMGLEPGTKLTDIAIDAVFIGSCTNGRIEDLRAAADILKGKKLADGVRGMVVPGSGLVRAQAEEEGLDKVFTDAGFEWRMAGCSMCLGMNPDQLAPEERCAATSNRNFEGRQGYKGRTHLMSPAMAAAAAVAGHLVDVREIIGAVEA from the coding sequence ATGACCGGCACCACCAACGCGGGCGCGCCCCGCACGCTTTACGATAAAATCTGGGACGCCCATGTCGTCGATGTCACCGATGACGGCACGACAATCCTTTATATCGACCGCCATCTGGTCCACGAAGTCACCTCGCCTCAGGCCTTCGAGGGGCTGCGCATGTCGGGCCGCAAGGTCCGCCGCCCGGATCAGACCATCGCTGTTCCGGACCATAACGTGCCGACGACGCCCGACCGCGTGAACGGCATCGAAAACCCCGAGGGCCGCATTCAGGTGGCCGAGCTGGACAAGAACGCGAAGGAGTTCGGCCTGCCGAATTACTATGCGATGAACGACATCCGTCAGGGCATCGTCCATATCGTCGGACCGGAGCAGGGCTGGACCCTGCCCGGCATGACCGTTGTCTGCGGCGACAGCCACACGGCGACGCATGGCGCGTTCGGCGCGCTCGCCCACGGCATCGGCACGTCGGAGGTCGAACATGTTCTGGCCACGCAGACGCTGATCCAGTCCAAGTCCAAGAACATGAAGGTCGAAATCACCGGCAAGCTGCGCCCCGGTGTGACCGCCAAGGACATCACGCTCGCGGTGATCGGCAAGACCGGCACGGCGGGCGGCAATGGCCATGTCATCGAATATTGCGGCGAGGCGATCCGCGATCTGTCGATGGAGGGCCGCATGACGGTCTGTAACATGGCGATCGAGGGCGGCGCGCGTGCGGGTCTGATCGCGCCTGACGAAAAGACCTTCGAATATGTGAAGGGCCGTCCGCATGCGCCGAAAGGGGCTGCGTGGGAGGCCGCTCTGGCATGGTGGAAGACGCTGCACACCGATGAGGGCGCGCATTACGACAAGGTCGTCACCATCCGGGGCGAGGATATTGCGCCGGTCGTGACATGGGGCACCTCGCCCGAGGACGTGCTGCCGATCACCGGAACCGTTCCCGCGCCGGAAGATTTCACCGGCGGCAAGGTCGAGGCCGCGCGGCGGTCGCTTGACTATATGGGCCTCGAACCCGGCACCAAGCTGACCGATATCGCCATCGACGCGGTCTTCATCGGCTCCTGCACCAATGGCCGGATCGAGGATCTTCGCGCTGCGGCGGATATCCTCAAGGGCAAGAAGCTCGCCGACGGTGTGCGCGGCATGGTTGTCCCCGGTTCGGGCCTTGTGCGGGCGCAGGCCGAGGAGGAGGGGCTGGACAAGGTCTTCACCGATGCAGGCTTTGAATGGCGCATGGCGGGTTGTTCCATGTGCCTTGGCATGAACCCCGACCAACTCGCGCCGGAAGAACGCTGCGCCGCGACCTCCAACCGCAATTTCGAGGGGCGTCAGGGCTATAAGGGCCGCACCCATCTGATGTCGCCCGCGATGGCCGCCGCTGCCGCCGTGGCGGGGCATCTGGTCGATGTGCGTGAGATCATCGGCGCGGTCGAGGCATGA
- the leuD gene encoding 3-isopropylmalate dehydratase small subunit → MDKFTTLTGVAAPMPLVNIDTDMIIPKQFLKTIHRSGLGKNLFDEMRYDREGNEIEGFVLNQPAYRNAEIIVAGDNFGCGSSREHAPWALLDFGIRCVISTSFADIFYNNCFKNGILPVKLPQEAVDALMEDARNGANAKLTVDLEAQTVTSPDGTEYSFEIDPTRKHNLLNGLDDIGQTLEKSAAIDAFEQAAGQSRPWV, encoded by the coding sequence ATGGACAAATTCACCACACTCACCGGCGTTGCGGCGCCCATGCCGCTGGTCAATATTGACACCGATATGATCATCCCGAAGCAGTTCCTGAAAACGATTCATCGCTCGGGTCTCGGCAAGAACCTGTTCGATGAAATGCGCTACGACCGCGAGGGCAATGAGATCGAGGGTTTCGTGCTGAACCAGCCCGCCTACCGCAATGCGGAGATCATTGTTGCGGGGGATAATTTCGGCTGCGGCTCGTCGCGCGAACATGCCCCTTGGGCGCTTCTGGATTTTGGCATCCGCTGCGTGATCTCCACCAGTTTTGCGGATATTTTCTACAATAACTGCTTCAAGAACGGCATCCTGCCGGTCAAGCTGCCGCAGGAAGCCGTGGATGCGCTGATGGAGGATGCCCGCAACGGCGCAAACGCGAAGCTGACCGTGGATCTGGAGGCGCAGACGGTCACCTCGCCCGACGGCACCGAATATAGCTTCGAGATCGACCCGACCCGCAAGCATAACCTGCTGAACGGGCTGGACGATATCGGTCAGACGCTTGAGAAAAGCGCGGCAATCGACGCGTTCGAGCAGGCTGCGGGCCAGTCGCGCCCTTGGGTCTGA
- a CDS encoding pseudouridine synthase has product MLILLNKPYGVLPQFTDNSATPRPTLADYVNVKGAYPAGRLDMDSEGLMLLTDDGKLQARISDPKHKMAKTYLVQVEGSPDDAAMKALRQGVTLKDGPTLPAKVEAIPAPDLWPRDPPVRVRKTVPDHWLRLTIREGRNRQVRRMTAAVGLPTLRLVRWQVGDWVLGDLRPGEWREAGRAD; this is encoded by the coding sequence ATGCTGATCCTGCTGAACAAACCCTATGGCGTGCTGCCGCAATTCACCGACAACTCCGCCACGCCACGCCCGACGCTGGCCGACTATGTCAATGTGAAGGGCGCCTACCCCGCCGGACGGCTGGATATGGACAGCGAGGGGCTGATGCTGCTGACCGACGACGGCAAGCTGCAAGCGCGGATTTCCGACCCGAAACACAAGATGGCAAAGACCTATCTGGTACAGGTCGAGGGCAGCCCGGATGACGCGGCGATGAAGGCGCTCCGGCAGGGCGTAACACTGAAAGACGGCCCCACCCTGCCCGCGAAAGTCGAGGCGATCCCTGCCCCCGATCTCTGGCCGCGCGATCCGCCGGTGCGGGTCCGCAAGACAGTGCCGGATCACTGGCTGCGCCTGACCATCCGAGAGGGCCGCAACCGGCAGGTGCGGCGCATGACAGCCGCCGTCGGCCTGCCAACGCTGCGGCTGGTGCGCTGGCAGGTCGGGGATTGGGTTCTGGGCGATCTGCGGCCCGGTGAGTGGCGGGAAGCCGGACGAGCGGATTGA